A stretch of the Streptomyces sp. NBC_00654 genome encodes the following:
- a CDS encoding MerR family transcriptional regulator, whose translation MDSDTLYSIGELSRRTGLTVKTIRYYSDQGIVPPTERSHAGYRLYGLDALARLDLARTLRDLGLGLATVRKVLDREASIPEVAEAHADALDVQIQTLRLRRAVLRTVARGCPTTTEMDLMQRLATLSRSEQRRLVNDFIDDAFEGLETNPEFVNLMRSALPELADDPTPEQVGAWVELAELCQTADFRTAVRRLAVEQAEEPSQQDVNGLHDGLNRAVRDRLDEAVSVGILPASAKAPPLSASLSGLYGHAFERVGDGDLRRWLLARLQMTVDPHAKRYWQLLATINGWSASPTLAPVYTWFTTVLCGTGASAAKT comes from the coding sequence ATGGACAGCGACACGCTCTATTCCATCGGAGAGCTCTCCCGCCGGACCGGCCTCACCGTGAAGACCATCCGGTACTACTCCGACCAGGGCATCGTCCCGCCGACCGAACGGAGCCATGCGGGCTACCGGCTCTACGGTCTCGACGCACTGGCACGCCTGGATCTGGCCCGCACGCTGCGCGATCTCGGGCTCGGCCTGGCGACAGTCCGCAAGGTGCTCGACCGGGAGGCGTCCATACCGGAAGTCGCCGAAGCACACGCCGACGCCCTGGACGTACAGATTCAGACCCTCCGCCTGCGCCGGGCAGTACTGCGAACAGTCGCCAGAGGCTGCCCCACCACTACAGAGATGGACCTCATGCAGCGACTCGCCACACTCTCCCGGTCCGAACAGCGCAGGCTGGTCAACGACTTCATCGACGACGCCTTCGAGGGCCTCGAAACCAACCCCGAGTTCGTGAACCTCATGCGGTCCGCCCTGCCCGAACTCGCCGACGACCCCACGCCGGAACAGGTCGGGGCCTGGGTGGAACTTGCCGAACTCTGCCAGACCGCAGACTTCCGTACCGCTGTACGGCGCCTGGCGGTGGAGCAGGCGGAAGAACCCTCCCAGCAGGACGTCAACGGCCTGCACGACGGCCTCAACCGAGCGGTACGGGATCGACTCGACGAAGCAGTATCCGTCGGCATCCTCCCCGCCTCCGCCAAAGCCCCACCCCTCTCGGCCTCACTGAGCGGTCTCTACGGCCACGCGTTCGAGCGTGTCGGCGACGGCGATCTGCGCCGCTGGCTCCTCGCCCGCCTGCAGATGACCGTCGACCCACACGCCAAGCGCTACTGGCAACTCCTGGCGACGATCAATGGATGGTCCGCGTCACCGACGCTCGCTCCCGTGTACACCTGGTTCACCACCGTTCTCTGCGGCACTGGTGCCTCGGCGGCGAAGACTTGA
- a CDS encoding IS110 family transposase — MFDTEGVGVFLGMDVGKTAHHGHGLTPAGKKVFDKPMPNSEPKLRAVFDKLKAKFGTVLVIVDQPASIGALPLTVARDAGCEVAYLPGLAMRRIADLYPGEAKTDAKDAAVIADAARTMPHTLRSLELTDEITAELTVLTGFDQDLAAEATRTSNRIRGLLTQFHPSLERVLGPRLDHRAVTWLLERHGSPAALRKAGRRRLVELIRPKAPRMAQRLIDEVFDALDEQTVVVPGTGTLDIVIPSLAASLAAVHDQRRALEAQISTLLEAHPLHPVLTSMPGVGVRTAAVLLVTVGDGTGFPSAAHLASYAGLAPTTKSSGTSIHGEHAPRGGNRQLKRAMFLSAFACMNADPASRTYYDRQRARGKTHTQALLRLARQRISVLFAMLRDGTFYESRTPTVTLAA, encoded by the coding sequence ATGTTCGACACCGAAGGCGTGGGCGTCTTCCTCGGGATGGACGTCGGCAAGACCGCCCATCACGGTCACGGGCTCACCCCAGCCGGGAAGAAGGTCTTCGACAAGCCGATGCCCAACAGCGAACCCAAGCTGCGGGCCGTCTTCGACAAGCTCAAAGCCAAGTTCGGCACTGTGCTGGTGATCGTGGACCAGCCCGCGTCCATCGGTGCCCTGCCGCTGACCGTCGCCCGCGACGCGGGCTGCGAGGTCGCTTACCTGCCCGGACTCGCGATGCGCCGAATCGCTGATCTGTATCCGGGCGAGGCGAAAACGGACGCGAAGGACGCGGCGGTGATCGCGGACGCGGCCCGGACGATGCCTCACACCCTGCGTTCGCTTGAGCTGACCGACGAGATCACCGCCGAGCTCACGGTCCTGACCGGTTTCGACCAGGACCTCGCAGCCGAGGCCACCCGGACCTCCAACCGGATACGCGGCCTGCTCACCCAGTTCCACCCCAGCCTCGAGCGCGTGCTGGGGCCCCGGTTGGACCACCGGGCCGTCACCTGGCTGCTGGAACGCCACGGATCTCCGGCCGCCCTGCGGAAAGCAGGCCGCCGCAGACTCGTCGAGCTGATCCGGCCCAAGGCCCCGCGGATGGCGCAGAGGCTGATCGACGAGGTCTTCGACGCTCTCGACGAGCAGACCGTCGTTGTTCCCGGCACGGGCACCCTCGACATCGTGATCCCGTCGCTGGCCGCCTCGCTCGCCGCGGTCCATGACCAGCGCCGGGCACTGGAAGCCCAGATCAGCACCCTGCTGGAGGCCCACCCTCTTCATCCGGTCCTGACCTCGATGCCCGGAGTCGGAGTCAGGACCGCCGCCGTCCTTCTGGTCACCGTCGGCGACGGCACCGGCTTCCCCAGCGCCGCCCACCTCGCCTCTTACGCCGGCCTCGCCCCGACGACAAAATCGTCGGGGACCTCGATCCACGGCGAACACGCACCCAGAGGCGGAAACCGGCAGCTCAAACGCGCCATGTTCCTCTCCGCATTCGCCTGCATGAACGCCGACCCGGCCTCGCGCACCTACTACGACCGGCAACGCGCCCGCGGCAAAACCCACACCCAAGCCCTCCTCCGCCTCGCCCGTCAACGCATCAGTGTCCTCTTCGCCATGCTCCGGGACGGCACCTTCTACGAGTCTCGAACCCCCACCGTCACCCTCGCCGCATAA